The genomic stretch GCATACATTAGTTGTACAACAAAATGGTAGATTAGTTGAACAAGCGAATCTATAGTGTTGTAAAATTGTTATATTAAATTGAATGCTATAAAGTAGTTTTAGTATTTGGAGGAACTTATGAAAAGAAGATATAAAAAAGTGCGAGGGTTAAAGCGTTTGATAAAAAAATTCAAAAGAGAATGGACTAAGTTAACAGAAAAATTCCCGATAGAAATGGAACAATATTGGGAATGTCATGTTCCCACTAGACTTTCAGACTTGTTCATCTCACCGAAAACACCAATCAGTGTAAAAAAACAATGTATTCAGTTGATGATAGATAGAACAAGTCATTTAATAAAACTAAAACCTTCGAACCGAGAAAAACTAAGAATTTTACTAACCGTTGATTTTCGAGATTGGAACTCAACGAAAATTGATATATTTACTTTGAATGAAAGTAATACATTTTGGATGGGTTACGAAGACGAATACAGTAAAGGTGTTCCAATTGATGTACAACATCATTTAACGAACAAGTGGAAATTATCTGTTCCTATTGGAATGGGAATTGCATGTGTACGAGAAGAAATTAAGGATTCTGACCTAATTGATGAAGATATAAAAGGTGGAGAAATCTGTTATTTTGGAGAAATAAATTAATAAATCTTGTACAACTAACGCGTGCGTTTGTTAAACATTAGGAAGCAGCCATTGGCTGCTTTTTTCGTATTTAGCAGAATAGCTAATACGGATAAAATGCAAAATTATCTAAAATTACATTAATCAACTGTTAGGTCGATGTGTTATATTCAATATAATGATAGTAAGTAAAATATTAAGGGGAAATTTATGAATTATATTAATAACAAAAAGATGATTATTGGAATAATAATTGTGGCAGTTATCGCACTAGGCACTCTTTCACCTACGATCATCAAGAATACAAAACATTCTTTAAAGGTACATAAAATAGAGTCACAAAAGAAATCTTTTTTAGAAGAAATTGAGAAACAAGCTAAAGAAGGTAAAATGATTAACAGCACTTTTAAACTTGGAGAATCTTCAGTATTGATTACAAAAAAATGGGGAAAGCCTGATATATTAAAAGATGAAGACATGAATAAAGAGCCAACTAAGATGCATCCATTTTTTATGGATCTTTTTGTGCGACGGGCAGTCGCATAGGGTGCTGACCTAGTCAGCACCCTTCAATCATTTTAACTAGACAGAGACGACACTTCGGTGTAACGACTGGACGAAGGATAAAATTATGAATTCCAGATGGTGAAAATCCATACTCGAGGAGACTGACCTAGCTCGAGAAGTCTAATCTAGGGCATTATCGCGAGGTATTGTCTGAAGGAGATGCGGTAAATCGAGAGACCCGTAGACGAAAAGATAGACCCTAATGCAAGAAGTGTGAAGCACGGCGGCGGGATAAGTTGGTGACTCTGCGAAAAGTGAGGAAACCCACTAAAACGGCATTTTCTTTAGAAGTCAGAGCGAGAAAATGTGGCTTATAACGTGATGGTGCAGGGTATGTCTTGAAGGAAAATGCGATGACCCCGTGAGGTCTCCACCTTACCGAACAGGCAGGGTTCTAATCTATAAGGGCAATCCGAAGTGATGAAGAACGGGTGGAGAAGTCAGACGTTCTCATAGTACGGAAGTAGTTCGATGACCATAACATTGAATGAACGGAAGGGGAACGACCTATGGCTCCAAGTCATGGACGAGATGGAATGTCAACAATCAAGTTACTGAGGTAAAACCGTTTGAATGAACATCAAGGAAAGGCATGGAATATGTAATGAATCAAGAGTGGAAATTTAAATTACACAGTGTTTATGGTCAATTATTATTCGACCGTAAATTAACAAAAAGCTTCGAACAAGTAAAAGCGAATAAAGGTACAGGTGGAATTGACGGAGAATCAATCGAAAGTTATGAATCTAACTTGAATGGAAATATTTTGTCATTACTTGAAAAGTTAAGAACGAAAACCTACAAAGCACAACCAGTCAAAAGAGTATACATACCTAAGAAAAATGGAAAGAAACGACCATTGGGAATTCCGACAATTCAAGACCGTATTGTTCAACAGAGTTTAGTAAATGTGTTACAACCAAAATTTGAGGATCTACTGTTTCATAATTGGTCAGTAGGATATCGACCAAATCGAGGAGTTCAAAGAGCCCTTCAAATAATCTTATGGAATATAGAACAGGGATATAATCATATATACGATTGTGATATAAAAGGCTTCTTCGATAATATTCCACATAAGAATCTAATCGGAATATTAAAGAAATACGTCTCGGACCGAACGGTCCTTAGTCTCATAGAACAATGGTTAAAGGTTGGACACATGGAAGAAGGAAAACTGATTCATTCTGACTACGGGACTCCTCAAGGTGGAGTAATTTCACCATTACTAGCAAATGTCTATCTTAATGAATTGGATTGGGAATGGGATTTGAATGGTATTCGCTTCGTTCGTTACGCAGATGATTTTCTTTTATTTGCGAAATCAAAAGAATTAATCGAAAAAGCAGCGTCCTTAACTAAAGAAAAGTTGAAAGAGTTAGGATTAGAGATTTCAAAAGAGAAAACTAGAGTAGTCAACTTTGAGAAGGACGATTTCGATTTCCTAGGTTTTACATTTCATCATTGGAGACCGAATAAGAAAGTTAATAAACCTATATTTCATGTGACACCTAAGGAAGAATCAATCAAAGACTTTCGATTGAAAATTAAAGAAAAGACTCGAAAGACTTTAACTCTGAGCAAAGAAGAATGGGTTAGTCGTGTGAATCCAATTATACGTGGAAAAGTCAATTATTATGTGACAATCATCAAAGCGATTAAGGCTAATGAAGAACTAGGTCAGACAAGTCATTGTATTACCAGATGGACGAGAAATCGACTTCGAAATCTAGATGGATACATAAGAAGGCGACTGCGAGTAGCCTTTATTCATAAACATCCAACCCAAAGAAAAGGGGATAAAATGAATAGTTTATGGAATAACTCATTCTTTCTAAAGACTAACCTAATCCCATCTTATTGGCTTTACTTAAATAAAGCTTTCGGCTACACAAAAGAACAATATTTAAATGACATGAAGAAAACAACTAAACGCAACATACATACAAGGATTAAAAGAGAAAGAGAAAAGGGAAAAGAATATTACAACCCTATTCGTCTCCAAAAGATGCAAAATGCCTGGAATGCATCCTCTTGATAAACACTACAACATATGGGTAAGCCGTATGCCTTAATTGGGCAAGTACGGTTTGATAAGGGGGAAGTCTCGTGAGAGATTTCCCTACTTTATTCAGATGGAATTATTCCGATGAAATATAGAAGTAAGATCTATTCGAAATATGATACAAAGTTTGAGATAACTGATGAAAATAAAATAAAAAAAATTACGTCCGTGGATAAACGACTTGAGAAACTGAAGCGTAATGAACTAACCAATTATTTCGGGAAACCTTCAATAGAAGGGATAGATTATGTTGTATATCGGGTTGGAGAATATCAATTACTTTTTAATTTTTGGCATGATGAAGAATTTTTTAACACGACTCGATACACTATTTTAAGTAAAGACTCTAAGAAACAAATTGCAGAAATAAAAGAGATTGCTAAGTTAGCAAAAGAAGGTAAAGTTCCTGATGTACCAATTCCAATTGGAGAAACTAAAAATGGGGTATATAAGATGATGGGAGAGCCGGAAGATAAAAATATTCCTGGTTTAACATTAAGATACAAGAATGCTACTATTGAAATAGATGAAAAAACAAATAAAGTAATTGAAATTATGCCTCATGAAAGTTTTTACCAAGCATCATTTGTAACTGTGAAAAACACTCTTGGAAAACCGTATAAAGAAGAACAAGAACAGAAAGTTACAAGCCGTGTCTTAACTTATCGATTTGGAAAATATGAACTAAGATTTTTCTTTTTCACTGAATCAAGTAGCAATCCGGATTTAAGTGGTATTATGCTTAGTGAGATTGAAACACAGTAGGCATTGAATGATACTGTAAAAATCCAATTATGATACTGGATAATAGTATGAGAAAAAGTCATTGTTTAAAATCAATTCCACAAATTATTATTATTCATTTCTTGTTGAACTTATGCTCAACGATGGTTGAAGATCACAAGCTGCATATATGCAGCTTTTTTTATTTAAGTATAAGGCAGTAAAGTTCAATAAGAAGCTTCCTTTAAAAAATGAAAAAACACGCTCAATTACACGTGTTTTTAAAATTTGAAGGTATTTTTTGATTTTGTTTAATATGTTTTTCCCAATAATCGGGTGGTTGATAATTAATAAGTGAATAATCGATTTCATAACTGTTAATTGCCATTTGTATAAGTAACATCTTCTTAAAATCAGACGGATGGATATCTTTTGTTTTAACAGTTATAACCTGAACTCCATTACGTTGTGGATTTCCAACAACAACAACTTGATTTTCTTTTGTATAAACTTTACTAACATTTGTTTGAAAAACAATAATATATAAGTCAAGGTCGGTTTTATTTTGAAATGTTGGAAAACCAATACCTAAATTATTTCCAATATTAAATAAACCTGAAAGTCCAATATCATAGATTGGGAATAAACGATGTTGAGCGTAATATATCCTACTTGGGATATAACTCCATCTTCCATAGGTGCTATGCCATTGCTCTTGATATACTGGTCTTTCATAATTTGGTTCATTTTTAATTATATTAAAAGGTATTTCTGTTCCTTTACTTAAAATTTCAGAAATAGAAAAGGTATTTAAAGGATAATTCCCCTCGCTTTCTTTTTGTTCTGGAGATTTTAATATAGTAATTGGCTTAGTAGGTTCAAGACTATTTAACCGTTCTTGAAGTTCAATGCACTCATTATTATCTTGCTGATTAATTGATTTGGGAGAACTTATTTTTGCGTTAGTGGTTGTACTAAAATAAACACACAAAAAAATGTAGTATAAACATATAGTAGCAATTCTTCTTTTTAGCATATACCTTCACCTCTAAGTTAATATCGGTGTACTAAAGGTAATTTATTCTAGTAGTTAGTATGGGCATTAAATAATTGTAAAGTTTGATATCAAGCTATATTTTAAGTGATTTGGTGTACCATTCTTATATACTTCGATAGAAGATTGATTTTCTTATTCAGCAAAATGGCAGATTAGTTACATAGACATTACATAATTTTCATTTATTAATTGCTTAATAATTTTAGAATTGATACAATTTTCATTCAAATTACTTAACAATGAAATCGAGATGTAAGTTAACTAGAAATTGTAAAATATGGGGTGGATGTATGGGGAATTTTGAAGTAAAACGAATAAACAATTTATTTGATTTTGATTTGAATTATTTAGTAACCAAAGCAAGGAAGATGGTTTTCGATTTGTAGAAAGATTGGTAAACGATTATAAAAATGGTACAAATACATTTAACGATTCTGGAGAAGGATTGTTTGTAGTATTAAATGAAGAAGGTACATTAGTTGCCATTGGTGGATTAACCAAAGATCCATTCTCAAATGAACAATCTATTGGGAGGTTGAGAAGATTCTATGTTAACAAAGAGCATAGAAGAAATGGTATAGGTAGTCTTTTGTTAAATAAAATAATTTCTGAAGCAGAAAAGTATTATAAAATTTTAGTGCTTCATACTGATACCGAACAAGCTGATAAATTTTATATTTCCAGTGGATTTTTTAAGGGAGATTTTTCTTCAAATTCAACTCATTTTATGGTGCTTAAAAACTAAAGCGTTGTTCAACTAACTAATGCTTTAGTTACATAAGAAACAAGATTCGCAAATACGACTTTTTGTTGGAAGGAGCTGATTAGATGATAAAGTCTATCGCTAAACCCAAAATTCCTAAAAACTATAACTACATTTTAAAGACTAGTCAATTAGAAGAAATATTGATACAAAATAAATGTACAATTCATGTTGATTTGGATTATTGGTTACCTCAAAAAATTGGAAGTATCTTTGAAGTCCATTTTTGGTTGCCTAATTCTAATGTTCCATACAAGCGTTTATATATTAGAGCAGGAGCCTTACAAAATAAAGATGTAAAAGTGGCAAGGGAAGTAATGACAAGTACTGTTTTTCCAGAATTTCATAAATGGCTGCAATTTTATTTGAAATTACCCGTAAATGCACCTCAACTTTTTAATACGCCTTATTTTTGTGCAGTATTTGAAAATAATAAAGTTAAGTTTTTATCGAATTCTTATTGAACTAACGCATGCGTTAGTTGCAATATGGTTATTTGAATACTGTATTTCCTATAAAGAACTTTAATATCCAGGAAAACTATGATTAATATTAGAGGTGCAATATGGCATTATTTATAAAAATATTTGGTAATAGAATGAATAAGAGAGTTAAAGAACAATATGAAATTTCTAATGATTTACATGAGGAGATTTTTTTAAAAAATAACGAGTGGAAAAACAGTACTTATTTAAAGAAAATAAATGACTATTTTCTTACTGATGAACAATTTAGTAAAGAAGAAATTAAAAAATTATTAGAAGAGTTAGAAGAAGTAAAACTTTTTTTATCAAAAGAAGTTTATACAGAATTAAACAATATTCTATGTAAACTAAAAGATTTAGATGTTTTAGGTGTAAAAATTGAAGGCAGCTATTGTGATGATACAACACTTGAAATTTATGAAACTTATAATAATACATATAAAAGTCAATTCCAAGAAAATAAAATATATATTATTTCTGAAACAATCTTTGAAGGCTTACAATATATGGCTATTAAAAATGAGTTAAATCTTTTAAGTATTTTAGATTTATACAGTGATTCTTATTATAAAAAATTTCAAATTCCATCTTTAATAAAAGAACTAGAATTTATTAATATTAATGCTAGTAATATTGTACTCAAGATTTCAGCAAAACAACTAATAAATGTGTTTAGCAATGTTTCTATTAAAGAAGGAGAATATGGAGTATTATTTGTAGGTAATTAACTTGAGAGATTTTAATGGACTTAAAAGTAAAGATTCTATCAAAGTTATTCATTAAGATTTTCTTATTCAACTAACGGTGCTTCGGCAGCTCTTTTTTGTTGAACTAAATGGCAGTATAGTTCAATAAGAATAATTTAGTATAATATAAAAAATAGATACTTTTACTA from Arthrobacter citreus encodes the following:
- a CDS encoding DUF4309 domain-containing protein; this translates as MNYINNKKMIIGIIIVAVIALGTLSPTIIKNTKHSLKVHKIESQKKSFLEEIEKQAKEGKMINSTFKLGESSVLITKKWGKPDILKDEDMNKEPTKMHPFFMDLFVRRAVA
- a CDS encoding DUF4309 domain-containing protein — translated: MKYRSKIYSKYDTKFEITDENKIKKITSVDKRLEKLKRNELTNYFGKPSIEGIDYVVYRVGEYQLLFNFWHDEEFFNTTRYTILSKDSKKQIAEIKEIAKLAKEGKVPDVPIPIGETKNGVYKMMGEPEDKNIPGLTLRYKNATIEIDEKTNKVIEIMPHESFYQASFVTVKNTLGKPYKEEQEQKVTSRVLTYRFGKYELRFFFFTESSSNPDLSGIMLSEIETQ
- the ltrA gene encoding group II intron reverse transcriptase/maturase is translated as MNQEWKFKLHSVYGQLLFDRKLTKSFEQVKANKGTGGIDGESIESYESNLNGNILSLLEKLRTKTYKAQPVKRVYIPKKNGKKRPLGIPTIQDRIVQQSLVNVLQPKFEDLLFHNWSVGYRPNRGVQRALQIILWNIEQGYNHIYDCDIKGFFDNIPHKNLIGILKKYVSDRTVLSLIEQWLKVGHMEEGKLIHSDYGTPQGGVISPLLANVYLNELDWEWDLNGIRFVRYADDFLLFAKSKELIEKAASLTKEKLKELGLEISKEKTRVVNFEKDDFDFLGFTFHHWRPNKKVNKPIFHVTPKEESIKDFRLKIKEKTRKTLTLSKEEWVSRVNPIIRGKVNYYVTIIKAIKANEELGQTSHCITRWTRNRLRNLDGYIRRRLRVAFIHKHPTQRKGDKMNSLWNNSFFLKTNLIPSYWLYLNKAFGYTKEQYLNDMKKTTKRNIHTRIKREREKGKEYYNPIRLQKMQNAWNASS
- a CDS encoding DUF3916 domain-containing protein, with translation MKRRYKKVRGLKRLIKKFKREWTKLTEKFPIEMEQYWECHVPTRLSDLFISPKTPISVKKQCIQLMIDRTSHLIKLKPSNREKLRILLTVDFRDWNSTKIDIFTLNESNTFWMGYEDEYSKGVPIDVQHHLTNKWKLSVPIGMGIACVREEIKDSDLIDEDIKGGEICYFGEIN